ACGGTAGTGCGGTATTCCCTTTCATTGTGAGTATCGGCGAACAACTTACCCTGCGAAGCAACTGGCCCTTGTATTTAGAGGAGTTTCAAATGGCGGCAAAAATTGCGGGCAGAGAAGGACAACTAATGGAAGTCACGGATCAAGCAAAGTCGTCACCGCTAACGCCATTTGAGGCCAAGTATATTGCCAGCGGCCAGTCGGTTTGGCAGCTGAGTTTTGATCGTTAAGCTCAACCGGCTGCTATGAATGCGTATTTTCTCCTTTCTAACACACCAACTCATAACATGACATAAATTGTCAAAATCACACAAAAATGGTCATTTCAACGAAAGTTGTAATGACCAACTGCAATGATAATTTTGACAACCTTAATAAAAACAATAGGTTAAATTGTTGGCTCAAAAGTTGTTATATCTTGTTAGACGAATAATTTTATGGAAGAGATAATAATGAGAGCTAACATCAAGAAAAGTGTCATGTTAAACGCCCTAAGTGGTGTGATTATCAGTCAAGCTGTTTTAATGTATGTAGCGTCTACCGTGAGCTAAAAACACAAAAAACGAGACATTTGAGCTGTTTTTTATTAAAGTGCGCATTCATTTAATATGCGTTAAGTCTCTATGATTATATTTTACTTAGCGCAGTCAGAATCTTAATAGCGGTAATGTAATGACGGCAAGTAAACGCACGGCAGAAGCCACCATAGAGTCGCTTCATCGTATTTTTACAATCCCCGAAGCCCCAAGCTCAACGCTTGGGCTAGTTGAGAAAGAGATATCTGAAAATCTTGCGGGATTTTTGGGCAATCACATCGTTGCTACGGAACAAGCGTTAACTGATATAGAAAAAGATTTCGCAGAATCTTCTATTCCTGAGCAACCTCAGTTTGTCTCTGATCATATGCATCACTTGCTTGAAAAGCTAGTGTCGCGATCGGTGCATACATCGAGCCCAAGTTTCATAGGGCATATGACGTCAGCATTGCCTTATTTTATCTTACCGCTATCTAAGCTAATGGTGGGGCTGAATCAAAACCTTGTCAAAATTGAAACCTCAAAAGCCTTTACCCCATTAGAGCGCCAAGTGATTGGCATGATGCACCGTTTGGTGTATCAAAAACAAGATGACTTTTATGGCTCTTGGATGCACAGTGCTAATCACTCACTCGGTGCGTTTTGCTCTGGTGGCACGGTGGCCAATTTAACAGCATTATGGGTAGCGCGTAATAATTTACTTAAACCAGATGGCGATTTCAAAGGCGTTGCTCGCAGTGGTCTATACGCCGCACTTAAGCATTATCAATACGACGGCATAGCGATACTTGTTTCTGCTCGAGGCCATTATTCACTTAAAAAGTCGGCGGACGTGTTAGGTCTAGGCCAAGACAGTGTTATCGCAATCCCTACTGATGAACATAATAAAATTGATTGCCAGTTACTCGCGCAAAAATGTGAAGAACTTCGTCAGCGCAATATAAAAGTGTTAAGCATTGTTGGTGTAGCGGGTACTACGGAAACAGGTAACATTGATCCGCTAGACAAAATGGCTGAAATTGCGCAGCAATACAGGGCCCATTTTCACGTTGATGCGGCGTGGGGGGGCGCAACACTTTTATCGAACACTCATCGATCGTTGTTAGATGGAATCGAGCGTGCTGATTCGGTCACTATTGATGCTCATAAGCAAATGTACGTGCCGATGGGCGCAGGCCTAGTCGTGTTCAAAAACCCTGCTTCGGTGGCGGCAATAGAGCATCATGCGGAATATATTCTGCGGAAAGGATCAAAAGATTTAGGTAGCCATACCCTTGAAGGCTCTCGTCCAGGCATGGCGATGCTAGTGTATGCAAGCTTACATATTATTAGCCGGCCTGGTTATGAAATGTTAATCGATCGTGGTATTAAGAATGCGAACTATTTTGCAGATACAATTGAGCGACATGATGAGTTTGAGTTGGTCACTCGTCCAGAGCTTTGCTTATTAACGTACCGCTTCGTTCCTAAAGCTGTACAGGTATTTTTAAACACTGCTTCGCCTGAAGAGTCGCTTGAAGCTAATTTATTGCTAGATAAACTAACGAAATATATTCAAAAAACACAACGTGAAGATGGTAAATCATTTGTTTCAAGAACGAAGATCGAAGTGCAAAAATACCATGGAAGAAAGACTTTGGTGTTTCGCGTGGTGCTAGCTAATCCACTCACGACTAAAAAGATACTCCACGATATCTTGAACGAGCAGATTGCTATAGCCCAAACAAGTCAAAACTTCTTGCCTCAGTTACTCGCCATGGCTAAATAAATAGCGCTTAATACTATAGAGAAGTTATAAAATGAAAAGCCCGAGAACATTGAATTTTCGGGCTTTTTTAGTTTTGTATAATTCAAGCAAATTACTTCGATAGCGTTACTTGCAAGTTATCTATCAATCTTGCTTTTCCGCAATGTGCAGCGGCAAGTATGACTAAATCAGTATCATCTTCACTGGCGGGCTGTAATGAACGTGCGTTACAAATGTGGATGTAATCTGTCTTCATGCCGGCTTCGTCAATTTTACTGGCCGCTTGCTTGGCTAAACCGATAAAATCTGTGCTGGTTTGAATTTTATCGCTCAACCATTGCATACTTTGGTGTAACGCAGGTGCAATGGCTTTTTCTTCAGAAGTTAAATAATTGTTCCGGGAACTCATCGCCAAACCACTTTCTTCTCTACAGGTAGCAACCGGAATAATCTCTACTGGCATAGATAGGTCTTCAACCATAGCTTGGATTACTTGTACTTGTTGATAGTCTTTTAAACCAAAACAGGCAATATCAGGCTGCACAAGGTTGAATAGCTTGCATACAATTGTCGCTACACCTCTGAAATGGCCTGGACGGCTCTCGCCACAATAGCCCTCGGATACGTTTGGTACGTCAACAAAGCTTTGCTTATCGAGGCCTTTAGGGTAGATAATCTCTGGTGTTGGTGTGAACAGCAGATCAGTACCTTCAGCAATAAGTTTTTCTTTATCGTCTGTTAAGGTGCGAGGATAACTGCCAATATCTTCATTAGCGCCAAATTGCATCGGGTTAACAAAAATACTAGCCACTATTTTGTCGGCGTGCTTTTTTGCTTCAGTTACTAAAGAAATATGCCCGGCATGTAAATTTCCCATGGTCGGTACAAAGCCGACTTTAAGTCCTTTTAGGTGCCATTCCTTAACTTGCGCTCGCAAAGCGTTGATATCTGAAACTGTGTTCATCGTTTGTTTCTACTTGAATATATGATCTGGACCAGGGAAATTACCGTTACTCACTTCTTCGATATACAGTTCTATCGCTTTTTTGATATCTCCAGTGTCGACCAAAAAGTTGCGTGAAAATTTAGGCATATAGCTACAAGAAATGCCAAGTGCATCATGCATGACTAAGATTTGCCCGTCAGTGTGTTTGCCCGCGCCAATGCCTATAGTAGGTATAGAGACTGCTTCTGAAATGGCTTTTCCTAGTCCTTCTGGGATACATTCTAAAACGATCAACTGAACACCAGCAGCTTCAAGTGCTTTTGCGTGTTCGACCATTTCCAATGCTTTATCTTCTTGACGGCCTTGCACTTTAAACCCGCCAAATACATTAACCGATTGTGGTGTAAGCCCCAAATGTCCACAAACAGGAATTCCTCGCTCAACTAGGCCTTTAATGGTGTCAACTAGCCAAAGTCCTCCTTCCATTTTGACCATGCTTGCCCCTGCTTGCATTAGCTTGGCCGCATTTGAGTATGCCTGCTC
This window of the Thalassotalea atypica genome carries:
- the panP gene encoding pyridoxal-dependent aspartate 1-decarboxylase PanP, translating into MTASKRTAEATIESLHRIFTIPEAPSSTLGLVEKEISENLAGFLGNHIVATEQALTDIEKDFAESSIPEQPQFVSDHMHHLLEKLVSRSVHTSSPSFIGHMTSALPYFILPLSKLMVGLNQNLVKIETSKAFTPLERQVIGMMHRLVYQKQDDFYGSWMHSANHSLGAFCSGGTVANLTALWVARNNLLKPDGDFKGVARSGLYAALKHYQYDGIAILVSARGHYSLKKSADVLGLGQDSVIAIPTDEHNKIDCQLLAQKCEELRQRNIKVLSIVGVAGTTETGNIDPLDKMAEIAQQYRAHFHVDAAWGGATLLSNTHRSLLDGIERADSVTIDAHKQMYVPMGAGLVVFKNPASVAAIEHHAEYILRKGSKDLGSHTLEGSRPGMAMLVYASLHIISRPGYEMLIDRGIKNANYFADTIERHDEFELVTRPELCLLTYRFVPKAVQVFLNTASPEESLEANLLLDKLTKYIQKTQREDGKSFVSRTKIEVQKYHGRKTLVFRVVLANPLTTKKILHDILNEQIAIAQTSQNFLPQLLAMAK
- the panC gene encoding pantoate--beta-alanine ligase translates to MNTVSDINALRAQVKEWHLKGLKVGFVPTMGNLHAGHISLVTEAKKHADKIVASIFVNPMQFGANEDIGSYPRTLTDDKEKLIAEGTDLLFTPTPEIIYPKGLDKQSFVDVPNVSEGYCGESRPGHFRGVATIVCKLFNLVQPDIACFGLKDYQQVQVIQAMVEDLSMPVEIIPVATCREESGLAMSSRNNYLTSEEKAIAPALHQSMQWLSDKIQTSTDFIGLAKQAASKIDEAGMKTDYIHICNARSLQPASEDDTDLVILAAAHCGKARLIDNLQVTLSK
- the panB gene encoding 3-methyl-2-oxobutanoate hydroxymethyltransferase, whose amino-acid sequence is MAKITTATLLKMKQQGEKISTITAYDASFAKLFDQAGIHAILIGDSLGMVLQGQNDTLPVSIGDMAYHTGCVARGVEETLIIADMPFMTYATTEQAYSNAAKLMQAGASMVKMEGGLWLVDTIKGLVERGIPVCGHLGLTPQSVNVFGGFKVQGRQEDKALEMVEHAKALEAAGVQLIVLECIPEGLGKAISEAVSIPTIGIGAGKHTDGQILVMHDALGISCSYMPKFSRNFLVDTGDIKKAIELYIEEVSNGNFPGPDHIFK